TCATGTTCAGTATTACTGTTTTTTTGAGGGACCATATCTAAGTGCGCTTGTAAAATGATGGCACTTTTATTTTCAAAGCCTGCGCTCGCAGGTTTTTTTAAAATCAAATTACCGACTTCATCTTTAACACATTCTATGTTTTTTTCTTGTGCCCAGTTTATTATCCATTGTCTTAATTTTTCATCGTGCTTAGAAGGGTGTGGGATAGCGCAGATGTCGGCAAAATAAGACCAAATTTCAGATGCGTGTTTTGATTGTAATGTTTGCATAAAATAACCTTTTGATAAAACTGCAATGAGTATCGTTTTGGTTACATCGAACCCATCAAAAAATAATACCCGCATATTCTCGGGGTATTTGCGTGTGCGCCTTAAATGAGGCGTCTATCGCCTCTTAAAACAGGTATGGCCGTTGATTTTAATACCATTTACTTAAAATTACCAGTAGCTAATAAGAGTAAATGTTTGCGTTAGTATCTTTTTAATCGCTTCCCTAAACTGTTAAAGAGGCTTTATAAATGCCTTTAAAGGGCGTTAAATTACTTAATGGCTTTGAGGGTTGCCAGTAGTAATTGCCAATATTTATCGACACTGGCAATATTTACTTTTTCATCAGGGCTGTGTGGAAAGTTGATGGTAGGCCCAAAAGATATCATATCTAATTGCGGATAGTTCTCAATAAACAAACCACATTCAAGGCCAGCATGAATGATCATTGTTTCTGGTTTTTTATCAAAAAGAGCAATATATTGTGCTTCCATTAAACGATAGATAGCTGAGTCTATATTTGGCATCCAACCCGGGTAATCTTGTTCTTTACGCGCATCTACGCCACGTTTTTTAAAGTTTTGGTATATGATCTCTGCTAATATTTGTTTTTCAGTTTCAACTTGAGAGCGGATCAACACTTCGATTTCAAAAAACTGTTTACTGTGATGCTGATTTAGCACGCCAAAGTTACTTGAACTTTGAATAACATCTGCGAAATTTTTGTCCATGCTATAAATACCATCTAAGCACTGCACAATCGCATCTAAAATGTTCTTTTTAGAGATAGAGCTTAATGCGACGTCTGGAAGTGCTACCTTTTTAAGGCTTAGCGCAATACCACTTTCACTGTGTTTAAATTGTGTTGTTAATTCTTTTTCTTTATTTTCAAGATAGGTTTTTAGTGCGACTTCATCATTTTCAGAGCAAACAATAATGGCTTTGGCGTCACGCGCGATAGCATTACATAAACTACCGCCCTGTAAGGTAGCAAGATCCCATGAGATCCCCTCGATATTATTTAAAAGCTCACCTAATACTAAAATCGCATTGGCACGTTGCAGATGAATATCGCAACCCGAATGACCGCCTTTGAGTCCATCAAGACTTATTTCGAAAGCTTGTGACTCTGCTTTACAAGGCGCTGTAGTATAATCAAAACTGACGTTAATATTGATGGCACCAGCACAACCTACATATAATTCACCTTCTTGCTCTGAGTCAGTATTAAGTAAAATCTTGCCCTGTAGTGTACCTTTTTGTAAGCCTTCTGCGCCGGCCATTGTTGTTTCTTCATCAACGGTAAGTAAGACTTCTAATGGGCCGTGTTGTATTGAGTTATCCGCGAGAACCGCTAAACAAGAGGCAAGGCCAACGCCATTATCTGCACCTAATGTGGTGTTGTCTGCATGTAGCCATTCACCTTTACGGATGGGTTTTATAGGGTCGACTAAAAAGTCATGCTCTATATGGGTGTTTTTTTGAGGCACCATATCTAAATGTGCTTGTAAGATCACAGGGGTTCTGTTTTCAAATCCAGTACTGGCCGGCTTTCTTAATATTAAATTACCAACTTCATCTTCCCTGCAATCAATATTTTTATCTACCGCCCAAGCGCTGATCCATGCTTTTAACTTCTCTTCATGTTTTGAAGGATGGGGAATAGAGCAAATAATGGCGAAATAAGACCAAACATCTGCAGCTAATGTTGACTGTAAACTTTGCATAATAAAAAACCTTATAATAAACGGAGGACGTGAAAGCACATTATATCAAATAGGCTATGTAGGTTTTAAATTTGGATCCCATTATGATCAAATGCTTATGGGAATGTGTGGAAGTTAATAGGGTTGCATTGGATTTAAGATCTTTTTTTTTTACAGAGGGGGAATAGGTAATAAAGAGATGTATTTTAGAAAAAATTAAGCAATAAAACAGACCGTAAAAGGTTGGTTATTTAATGCACATTGCGGGATTTATTTAATCTGTTCCTAGTAATAATTTTAAAATACGTAGTTACAAGGTATTACGCTTGCTTTTTAATCTAAATGGATGTTCCAAAGGTTATTCCATTAAATAAAGCACCGAAAAATGAAATAATGTTAGGTAATTGTTAATAAGATCTATAAGCTGTTGCGAATTTGCCAAATTTTATGATATTTGGCGGAAAAAAAAGCTTCCGCTAAGTACCGTAAACTTTATTTTTATTGTTTACTTTTCAAACTGTTTTTGATGTGAAATGAAAAGGTTTGAATAGTTTAAAGGAGGTTATCTTGAGTCATTCGGCTGTTTTGATATTAGAAGATGGAACTGTTTTTAAAGGCGTTGCAATTGGCGCTGAGGGTTACTGTGTTGGTGAAGTTGTTTTTAATACTTCGATGACAGGTTACCAAGAAATATTAACGGATCCTTCTTATTCCCGCCAAATAGTAACATTAACTTACCCCCATGTCGGTAACACCGGCATCAACGATGAAGATCAAGAATCAGAGGCAATTCACGCATGTGGACTCGTGATCAGAGATTTACCTTTACTGGTCAGTAATTTCCGCAGTCAAATGTGCTTAAGTACTTATCTTAAACAGCATAATATTGTTGCAATAGCGGAAATAGACACACGAAAACTCACTCGCTTATTAGCATTAAAAGGGGCTCTTTCGGGATGTATCGTGGCAGGAGATGATATTGACGTTGAGGCTGCATTAAAAAAAGCACAGCAGTTCCCTGGGCTTAAAGGTATGGATCTTGCGCAACATGTGAGCACCAAAGAGAGTTATCAATGGCGACAAGGTAGCTGGACATTAACCCAAGGTTTACCGGAAGATAGCACTGACAGTCTTTATCATGTGGTCGCTTTTGATTATGGCGTTAAGCGTAATATTTTACGTATGCTTGTTGATAGAGGTTGCTCTGTGACGGTAGTCCCCGCTAAAACATCCGCCAGTGCGGTTTTAGCTTTAGCCCCTGATGGCATATTTTTATCCAATGGACCGGGCGATCCTGCCCCGTGTGATTATGCGATAGATGCGATTTCTGAACTGTTAAAAACAAATATACCTATCTTTGGCATTTGTTTAGGGCATCAATTACTGGCGTTAGCCAGTGGCGCTAAAACCGTTAAGATGAAATTCGGACATCATGGTGCGAATCATCCGGTACAAGATTTAAAAACTAAAAAAGTAATGATCACCAGTCAAAATCATGGCTTTGCAGTCGATGAAAAAAGCTTACCAGATAATATGTGTGCCACGCATATTTCTTTGTTTGATGGATCGTTACAGGGAATAATGCGCACCGATAAACCTGCGTTTAGTTTCCAAGGACACCCCGAAGCAAGCCCCGGCCCTAATGATGCGGGCCCTTTATTTAATCATTTTATTACCTTGATCCAGCAATATAAAAAACAACAATAAAAAATTCAATAAAAGGTAAAAATAGCTATGCCAAAACGTAATGATTTAAAAAGTATTTTAATTATCGGAGCAGGGCCCATTATTATCGGCCAAGCTTGTGAGTTTGACTATTCGGGCGCGCAGGCGTGTAAAGCTTTAAAAGAAGAAGGTTACCGCGTTATTTTAGTTAACTCTAATCCGGCAACGATCATGACAGATCCTGAGCTTGCAGACGCGACATACATTGAGCCTATTCATTGGAAAGTGGTTGAAAAAATTATCGCCAAAGAGCGTCCTTGCGCTATTTTACCGACGATGGGCGGACAAACCGCCTTAAACTGCGCCTTAGAGTTAGAACAAAAAGGCGTATTAAAAAAATATAATGTAGAAATGATCGGGGCGACGGCAGATGCCATTGATAAAGCCGAAGATCGTAGCCGTTTTGATGCTGCCATGAAAAGCATTGGTTTAGAATGTCCACGCGCAGGTATTGCGCATAATATGCAAGAAGCGTACGGCGTTTTAGATATGGTCGGTTTTCCTTGTATTATCCGTCCTTCTTTTACTATGGGAGGCACCGGTGGCGGTATTGCTTATAATAAAGAAGAGTTTGAAGATATTTGTAGCAATGGATTATCGCTTTCACCCACCCATGAATTACTGATTGATGAGTCATTGATTGGCTGGAAAGAATACGAAATGGAAGTGGTACGCGATAGCAATGATAACTGTATTATTGTGTGCTGCATTGAAAATATCGATCCGATGGGGATCCATACGGGCGACTCTATTACGGTTGCACCGGCGCAAACATTAACCGATAAAGAATATCAAATAATGCGTAATGCCTCATTGGCCGTGTTACGTGAAATTGGTGTTGAAACCGGCGGGTCAAACGTACAGTTTGGTATTAATCCTGTCGATGGGCGCATGGTGTTAATTGAAATGAACCCTCGGGTCTCTCGTTCATCTGCTTTAGCGTCTAAGGCAACGGGGTTTCCGATTGCTAAAATTGCCGCTAAATTAGCCATTGGTTATACGCTTGATGAATTACAAAATGATATCACAGGCGGGAAAACGCCGGCCTCCTTTGAACCAACGATAGATTATGTCGTGACAAAAATACCGCGTTTTAATTTTGAAAAATTTGCCAATGCCAATGACCGTTTAAGTACGCAAATGAAATCGGTGGGAGAGGTGATGTCGATTGGACGTAACCTACAAGAGTCATTGCAAAAAGCATTGCGAGGCTTGGAAGTCGGGGCGGATGGTTTTACGCCGATTGTTGATTTAAACGATCCATGTGCACGCGAGAAAGTGACCTATGAACTGCGTGAAGCGGGTGGAGAACGTATTTGGTATATCGGGGATGCGTTTCGTTTAGGTATGAGTATTGATGATATTTATGCGTTAACAATGATTGATAAATGGTTCTTGGCACAAATTGAAGATTTAATTTTAGAAGAACAAAAAGTATTGGAAAAGGGTATAAAAGGGCTAGATAAAACCTACCTTAGAGCGTTAAAACGTAAGGGATTTGCAGACAGTCGTTTAGCCACCATTTTAGATGTTGCTGAAAGTGATATACGTAAATTAAGACATAATTTTAATTTACATCCTGTGTATAAACGCGTTGATACTTGTGCAGCTGAATTTTCATCGGATACGGCTTATATGTATTCAACTTATGATGAAGAATGCGAAGCAAAACCGACCCAAAATAAAAAAATAATGATCTTAGGCGGAGGACCAAATCGTATCGGTCAAGGTATCGAGTTTGATTATTGCTGCGTGCATGCAGCAATGGCGCTACGTGCGGATGGCTTTGAAACCATTATGGTCAATTGTAATCCAGAAACGGTCTCTACCGATTATGATATATCGGATCGTTTATATTTCGAGTCCATTACGTTAGAAGATGTGCTGGAGATTGTACGTATTGAAAAACCACAAGGTGTGATCGTGCAATACGGAGGACAAACACCGCTTAAACTTGCACGCGCACTTGAAGAGCAAGGCGTACCTATTATAGGCACTTCGCCTGATGCTATTGATTGCGCTGAAGATCGCGAGCGATTTCAAAAGATAGTACAAGGTTTAGGATTAAAGCAACCCGATAATGATACGGTACTTTCTTTAGATGGCGCGCTACTGGTTGCAAAACGCATCGGTTATCCGTTAGTCGTGCGACCTTCTTATGTATTAGGTGGCCGGGCGATGGAGATTGTTTATGATGATGTCGATTTAACGCGCTATTTCTCTGAGGTTGTGGATGCATCGAATACTTCTCCTATCTTATTAGATCGCTTTTTAGACGATGCGATTGAAGTCGATATTGATGCCATTTGTGATGGAACCGACGTTGTGATTGGTGGCATTATGGAGCATATCGAGCAAGCGGGCGTGCATTCAGGTGATTCAGCATGTTCATTACCTGCTCATACGCTAAGCCAAGAAATACAAGATGAGATGCGTGTTTATATTAAAGCGTTAGCATTAGAGCTTGGTGTTATTGGTTTAATGAATACGCAGCTTGCAGTCAAAGACAATGAAATCTACATGATTGAGGTGAATCCACGCGCGGCGCGCACCGTGCCTTTTGTGTCTAAAGCGACGGGCGTGCCGATTGCTAAAATCGCAGCCCGCGTGATGACAGGTAAGAGCTTGAAGTCGATGGGCATTTGTAAAGAGATCATCCCGCCGTATTACAGTGTAAAAGAAGTCGTTTTACCTTTTAATAAGTTTCCAGGATCAGATCCTATCTTAGGTCCTGAAATGCATTCAACGGGTGAGGTTATGGGCGTTGGGAAAACGTTCAGTGAGGCTTATGCCAAAGCGGAGTTAGGCTCTAAAAAAGCACTGCCACGTATTGGC
The sequence above is a segment of the Psychromonas sp. CNPT3 genome. Coding sequences within it:
- a CDS encoding aminoacyl-histidine dipeptidase — protein: MQSLQSTLAADVWSYFAIICSIPHPSKHEEKLKAWISAWAVDKNIDCREDEVGNLILRKPASTGFENRTPVILQAHLDMVPQKNTHIEHDFLVDPIKPIRKGEWLHADNTTLGADNGVGLASCLAVLADNSIQHGPLEVLLTVDEETTMAGAEGLQKGTLQGKILLNTDSEQEGELYVGCAGAININVSFDYTTAPCKAESQAFEISLDGLKGGHSGCDIHLQRANAILVLGELLNNIEGISWDLATLQGGSLCNAIARDAKAIIVCSENDEVALKTYLENKEKELTTQFKHSESGIALSLKKVALPDVALSSISKKNILDAIVQCLDGIYSMDKNFADVIQSSSNFGVLNQHHSKQFFEIEVLIRSQVETEKQILAEIIYQNFKKRGVDARKEQDYPGWMPNIDSAIYRLMEAQYIALFDKKPETMIIHAGLECGLFIENYPQLDMISFGPTINFPHSPDEKVNIASVDKYWQLLLATLKAIK
- the carA gene encoding glutamine-hydrolyzing carbamoyl-phosphate synthase small subunit gives rise to the protein MSHSAVLILEDGTVFKGVAIGAEGYCVGEVVFNTSMTGYQEILTDPSYSRQIVTLTYPHVGNTGINDEDQESEAIHACGLVIRDLPLLVSNFRSQMCLSTYLKQHNIVAIAEIDTRKLTRLLALKGALSGCIVAGDDIDVEAALKKAQQFPGLKGMDLAQHVSTKESYQWRQGSWTLTQGLPEDSTDSLYHVVAFDYGVKRNILRMLVDRGCSVTVVPAKTSASAVLALAPDGIFLSNGPGDPAPCDYAIDAISELLKTNIPIFGICLGHQLLALASGAKTVKMKFGHHGANHPVQDLKTKKVMITSQNHGFAVDEKSLPDNMCATHISLFDGSLQGIMRTDKPAFSFQGHPEASPGPNDAGPLFNHFITLIQQYKKQQ
- the carB gene encoding carbamoyl-phosphate synthase large subunit, with the translated sequence MPKRNDLKSILIIGAGPIIIGQACEFDYSGAQACKALKEEGYRVILVNSNPATIMTDPELADATYIEPIHWKVVEKIIAKERPCAILPTMGGQTALNCALELEQKGVLKKYNVEMIGATADAIDKAEDRSRFDAAMKSIGLECPRAGIAHNMQEAYGVLDMVGFPCIIRPSFTMGGTGGGIAYNKEEFEDICSNGLSLSPTHELLIDESLIGWKEYEMEVVRDSNDNCIIVCCIENIDPMGIHTGDSITVAPAQTLTDKEYQIMRNASLAVLREIGVETGGSNVQFGINPVDGRMVLIEMNPRVSRSSALASKATGFPIAKIAAKLAIGYTLDELQNDITGGKTPASFEPTIDYVVTKIPRFNFEKFANANDRLSTQMKSVGEVMSIGRNLQESLQKALRGLEVGADGFTPIVDLNDPCAREKVTYELREAGGERIWYIGDAFRLGMSIDDIYALTMIDKWFLAQIEDLILEEQKVLEKGIKGLDKTYLRALKRKGFADSRLATILDVAESDIRKLRHNFNLHPVYKRVDTCAAEFSSDTAYMYSTYDEECEAKPTQNKKIMILGGGPNRIGQGIEFDYCCVHAAMALRADGFETIMVNCNPETVSTDYDISDRLYFESITLEDVLEIVRIEKPQGVIVQYGGQTPLKLARALEEQGVPIIGTSPDAIDCAEDRERFQKIVQGLGLKQPDNDTVLSLDGALLVAKRIGYPLVVRPSYVLGGRAMEIVYDDVDLTRYFSEVVDASNTSPILLDRFLDDAIEVDIDAICDGTDVVIGGIMEHIEQAGVHSGDSACSLPAHTLSQEIQDEMRVYIKALALELGVIGLMNTQLAVKDNEIYMIEVNPRAARTVPFVSKATGVPIAKIAARVMTGKSLKSMGICKEIIPPYYSVKEVVLPFNKFPGSDPILGPEMHSTGEVMGVGKTFSEAYAKAELGSKKALPRIGRALLSVRNSDKKKVAEVASKLIALGYCLDATHGTMIVLQEAGITARLVNKVHEGRPHILDHIKNGEYTYLVNTTEGRLAIEDSRQLRRAALRYQVDYTTTLKGAMATCLAHDYDPTAEYATVISVQQLHQQLSR